Genomic DNA from Deltaproteobacteria bacterium:
CGGCATCCGGGAAGAGATCGTCCCGCTGCGGGAGCGGCTTCTCTCCCTCCTCACGCTCCAGGAGGCGACGATCGATTTCGCGGAAGAGGACGATGTCCCCGCGGTCTCAAGCCGGCAACTAATAGAACGGGTGTCGGAAATAATGGCTCGGCTGGAAGAGCTCCTGCGGTCGTACGAGGCGGGGCGAAGGTGGAGGGACGGCGCGACGGTCGTGATCGCCGGTGTCGCGAACGTCGGGAAATCGCTGCTGCTCAACCGCCTGGCGGGGGAGGAGCGCGCGATCGTGATGGAGACCCCGGGGACCACGCGGGATTACCTTCACGCCGATGTCGCCATCGGCGGTGTCCCGGTAACCTTGATCGACACGGCGGGGCTTCGGGAGACCACGGATCCGGTGGAGCGGGAAGGAGTGCGGCGCAGCCGGGAGATCGTCGCGTCGGCGGATCTCGTCCTCTTCGTTCTGGACGGGAGCCGGACGGCGTCGATGGGGGACCGGTCGGCGTACGAAGAGGTCGCTTCGCTTCCGCATCTTCTCCTGTTGAACAAGTCGGATCTGGCGGCGGCGGAGGAGGGGAGTGGATTCGCCGGGGCGGGGAAGAGGGGGATCTTGCGCCTCTCGGCGAAAACGGGGGAGGGGATCGGGGACCTCGTGGCGGCGGTCGCCCGGGAGGTGGCGCCGGCGGAAGGTGCGATCCTGGCGCAGGCGCCGCTGACTCGCGCGCGGCAGCGGCTGGCGGTCGAGCGGGCGCTGTCGGCCTTGTCCCGCGCTTCGGTGGCGGCGGCGGAGGGGCTCCCGCTCGAGTTCCCGGCGGCGGACGTCCGGGAGGCGGCCGGGGCCCTCGCGGAGTTGCTGGGGGAGGTCGCCCCGGAAGAGGTCCTCGACGCCATCTTTGGTGCGTTCTGCGTAGGCAAATAGTTGATAATAAATAGAATATACAAAATGTTCCACGTGGAACATTGAGCGGGGCGCGATGAGCGGGTCTCCGTACGACTACCCGAAGGAGTATGACGTCATCGTC
This window encodes:
- the mnmE gene encoding tRNA uridine-5-carboxymethylaminomethyl(34) synthesis GTPase MnmE — encoded protein: MTREDTTIVAPATPGGTGAISVVRLSGPDAFQVAGRLTGLSPSDAPPRTLRRCPVRNASGEILDTALAVFFPEPRSVTGEDVVEIHLHGNPVVVETVVRAACAAGAVPAEPGEFSRRAFHRGKMDLTQAEGLCDLIAARTEEAARSALRQMRGGIREEIVPLRERLLSLLTLQEATIDFAEEDDVPAVSSRQLIERVSEIMARLEELLRSYEAGRRWRDGATVVIAGVANVGKSLLLNRLAGEERAIVMETPGTTRDYLHADVAIGGVPVTLIDTAGLRETTDPVEREGVRRSREIVASADLVLFVLDGSRTASMGDRSAYEEVASLPHLLLLNKSDLAAAEEGSGFAGAGKRGILRLSAKTGEGIGDLVAAVAREVAPAEGAILAQAPLTRARQRLAVERALSALSRASVAAAEGLPLEFPAADVREAAGALAELLGEVAPEEVLDAIFGAFCVGK